DNA from Demetria terragena DSM 11295:
GCAAGCGTCGAGTCGAGGCGATTGGCTCGGTCAGCCCCGACGAACGCGCGCAACGCATCGGCCCCGCATGACCGAGCACCTTTGCAGCGCCAAAGGCTGCCGCCAGGACGCCACCTGGGCGATTCGCTGGAACAATCCCACCCTGCACGAGCCCACGCGTCGCAAGGTCTGGCTCGCGTGTGATGACCATCGCGAGTCACTGCGTGACTTTCTCGCGCTCCGTGGCTTCGTGAAGGACGTCGTACGCATCGACGAACTGCTCCCCACCGACGGCTGACCACCAGAACTGACTGCGTTAGTTCGGTCAGGCGGCGAGGAGTGCGTCGATCTGGTTTGCGGCTTGGGTGGAGCCTTCCACCATGCCCATTTCCAGCACCTGCTTGAACTGGTCGGCGCTGGCGTACGTCGTCGTTGACGTCATGCGCGTTCCGCCTTCGTGCTCGGTCAGTTCGACCTGGGTCACGGATACCGGCATGGCCTCCGTGGGGTTGCCGTCCTTGTCCCCGAAGCCGTCCCGCAGCTCAAGAGAGTGCGGCGCCTCGGCCGCGAGGACTTCCCACCACCCGTGGTGCTTGACACCTTCGGGGGATGTCATGAAGTAGCGAACCTTTCCGCCGGCC
Protein-coding regions in this window:
- a CDS encoding SRPBCC family protein; the encoded protein is MAVVDVQQDLDNNQLTMISDFAAPVERVWQVWSDPRQLEQWWGPPGYPAAVTEHDLTAGGKVRYFMTSPEGVKHHGWWEVLAAEAPHSLELRDGFGDKDGNPTEAMPVSVTQVELTEHEGGTRMTSTTTYASADQFKQVLEMGMVEGSTQAANQIDALLAA